The proteins below come from a single Euleptes europaea isolate rEulEur1 chromosome 5, rEulEur1.hap1, whole genome shotgun sequence genomic window:
- the SLC35G1 gene encoding solute carrier family 35 member G1: MVQPPSGEVGGADPAVAGQGATSQAAEALYDEEKAALPCQGPAHDAADAAQPGGRSCCCRCCSRGGIPWTPGINKKKTCPGLGLFYTMLSALFFSVASLFLKKVEDVHSVETSAIRCVFQMVFVLPGLIYYKTGLLGPKGKRVILFFRGLLGSGAMILLYYAYQVMPLADATVITFSSPVFTSLLAWIFLKEKYSPWDLLFTLFTIVGVVLIARPPFLFGSKVIGIDGSYTDHLKGTIAAVTSAVAAASTLVILRKMGKSVHYFLSIWYYAVIGLIVCIIALFVIDAWSLPHCGKDRFLLILIGLFGLGGQIFLTKALQIEKAGPVAIMKTMDVVFAFIFQILFLNHLPTWWTVGGALCVIASSSGTVIRKWRQNSKEAKQSEI, encoded by the exons ATGGTGCAGCCGCCGAGCGGGGAAGTGGGCGGCGCGGATCCCGCCGTTGCCGGGCAAGGGGCCACGAGCCAGGCGGCAGAGGCGCTTTACGACGAAGAAAAGGCCGCGCTGCCCTGCCAGGGCCCGGCGCACGACGCGGCGGACGCTGCGCAGCCGGGTGGGCGCTCGtgttgctgccgctgctgctcccGCGGAGGGATTCCCTGGACGCCCG GAATAAACAAGAAAAAGACCTGTCCGGGACTTGGCCTGTTCTATACAATGCTGTCTGCTCTCTTCTTCTCAGTGGCTTCACTATTTCTAAAGAAGGTTGAAGATGTGCATTCAGTAGAAACCAGTGCCATTAGATGTGTGTTCCAGATGGTGTTTGTTCTTCCTGGTTTAATATACTACAA GACAGGACTTCTGGGACCAAAAGGCAAAAGAGTCATTCTCTTCTTCCGAGGATTACTTGGCTCTGGTGCAATGATTCTTCTCTATTATGCTTATCAAGTAATGCCTCTTGCCGATGCCACGGTCATTACTTTCAGCAGTCCAGTATTCACATCACTACTGGCCTGGATATTTCTGAAGGAGAAATACAGTCCTTGGGATCTTCTTTTCACCCTGTTCACAATCGTTGGAGTGGTGCTGATTGCAAGGCCGCCTTTCTTGTTTGGATCCAAAGTCATAGGAATTGATGGGAGCTACACAGATCATCTGAAAGGGACAATAGCAGCTGTTACAAGTGCAGTGGCTGCTGCTTCAACTTTAGTTATACTAAGAAAGATGGGGAAATCTGTGCACTATTTTCTATCGATTTGGTATTATGCAGTAATTGGATTAATAGTCTGCATAATAGCGCTTTTTGTAATAGATGCATGGAGTTTGCCTCATTGTGGCAAAGATAGATTTCTCCTAATATTAATTGGACTGTTTGGGTTGGGTGGTCAGATATTTCTTACAAAAGCATTGCAAATAGAGAAAGCAGGTCCAGTTGCTATCATGAAAACTATGGATGTTGTGTTTGCTtttatctttcaaattcttttcctCAATCACTTACCAACTTGGTGGACAGTAGGGGGGGCCCTCTGTGTCATAGCTAGTAGCTCCGGAACTGTTATTCGGAAGTGGAGGCAAAATTCAAAAGAAGCTAAACAAAGTGAAATCTAA